One part of the Granulicella arctica genome encodes these proteins:
- a CDS encoding TonB-dependent receptor — protein sequence MKHVRFLKICASLLGLLLFMPFARAQENADIIGTTTDPSGAVIPNASVKLVNTETNDTRSGVTNGSGIFNFTALRIGHYTLTVSAPGFKVSSTTGIVLNVAQTLQQNIVLEVGSTGQTVSVQADALQVQSETSQVDSLISGAQVSELATNGRNITALAVLGLGVSNNLPDYNGVMALTAGNGISFNGTRPGHNIYLVDGGEIYDRGCGGCFSILVSQDSIAQFQTLTSNYSPDYGIGSGGQILMVLKSGTRDYHGGLWEFNRNEAFDANNYISKMNGQKKPELRVNVFGGNIGGPLFIPHLYNNARNRTFFFVNEEDRRNIQGSAPSSVNTILASNFPTAGQDLTYTPLPNNTAPIVPGTKDPAKLALYAQDGLTAGQAFPGNIIPANLIDSNVVAMLNTGVFPKPNASNGGNQFSTSVSAPTYVREDLVRIDHTINEKLQLMGNYIHDANSQTLFPPLWSDDSYPTVGSVMQNPAWAAVVKLTQTLSPNLLNETAFNFDGNKLTITPTGNYAAPSDFSTQTFFTGNNPLNRLPEIDLGAPYSTNWSSSYYPWKNAAMDFQTRDDLSWTIGRHSLKFGASWMHFIKNQQLQSNTQGTYAFNNSSFSNDSYVNFLLGDAATFTQLQALNGLHWVNNSYSGYAQDNWKILKNLTLNLGLRYDALPHNYERFNKFANFVPADYSAANLQKPAADGTLNPNGPGFVTAAGISTPFYLNGIQLAGVDGFPRGGVKNDYGSLQPRIGFALDPYGDGKTVIRGGFGLFFERIQGNDSYDAGGNPPFSYQPSSNNVYFSNTTQSATTGVIASPDPFPASITNLAYNYPLPGVAMFSLGVQQEVAPAVIAVLQYVGTTSWHQSDDRAINTLPLNSPYRESVAAGTVVTNQYRQYLGYAGITQEEQTTNSSYHSLQAGLRAENKHGLTVQLSYTWSHEIDVANGDLTTLSNPFNVGYDRGSGSLDRRHIFSANYIYDLPFFKHSSNALEREALSGWQVSGITIANSGIPEAITYATDTIGLGGGTTNRANLVSGTSTIGPKSFAEYFNKAAFSAPIAAWSSGATQGVNAGFGNSGKDKVVGPGRFNTNLALFKSFPLHGENLRLQIRAESFNTFNHTQFQNIDTGFLDSNFGQVTSTWDARKFQFGGKLLF from the coding sequence ATGAAGCATGTAAGGTTCCTCAAGATTTGTGCGAGTCTGCTCGGGTTATTACTTTTCATGCCCTTTGCACGCGCACAGGAGAACGCAGACATTATTGGCACTACGACAGACCCTTCAGGAGCAGTGATCCCGAATGCTTCCGTCAAACTCGTCAATACGGAGACGAATGACACACGATCCGGAGTTACGAATGGTTCGGGTATATTCAATTTCACCGCACTGCGCATCGGGCACTACACGCTTACTGTCAGTGCACCCGGGTTCAAAGTATCCTCTACGACCGGTATCGTGCTGAATGTGGCGCAGACCCTTCAACAAAACATTGTTTTAGAGGTTGGAAGCACTGGCCAGACAGTATCCGTGCAGGCTGACGCACTCCAAGTGCAGTCGGAAACCAGCCAGGTAGACAGTCTCATCTCCGGAGCCCAAGTGTCGGAACTAGCGACAAACGGCCGTAATATCACGGCACTTGCCGTTTTAGGTCTTGGCGTCTCGAACAATCTTCCTGATTACAACGGCGTCATGGCTCTGACTGCAGGCAATGGAATCAGCTTCAATGGAACGCGCCCGGGCCACAATATCTACCTCGTCGACGGCGGAGAGATTTACGATCGCGGCTGCGGTGGCTGCTTCAGTATTCTCGTATCGCAGGACTCTATCGCACAGTTTCAGACCCTCACCAGTAACTACAGCCCCGACTATGGCATCGGCTCTGGCGGACAGATTCTCATGGTCCTCAAGTCCGGAACGCGCGATTATCACGGCGGTCTCTGGGAGTTCAATCGTAACGAAGCATTCGATGCGAATAACTACATCTCGAAGATGAATGGTCAGAAAAAGCCTGAGCTTCGTGTAAACGTTTTCGGCGGCAACATTGGTGGCCCGCTGTTTATTCCGCATCTCTACAACAATGCTCGCAACAGAACCTTCTTTTTCGTCAATGAGGAAGACCGTCGCAACATTCAGGGAAGCGCACCCTCCTCGGTGAACACGATTCTAGCTTCGAATTTTCCAACTGCCGGTCAGGACCTTACATACACGCCTCTGCCGAACAATACAGCTCCCATTGTGCCGGGAACGAAAGACCCAGCCAAGCTCGCTCTCTATGCGCAAGATGGTCTAACCGCTGGACAAGCTTTTCCGGGCAATATCATTCCAGCCAATCTAATTGACTCGAATGTTGTCGCAATGCTCAATACAGGCGTCTTTCCTAAGCCGAATGCATCCAATGGCGGAAACCAATTCAGTACATCTGTCAGTGCGCCAACCTATGTTCGTGAGGATTTGGTCCGCATCGATCACACCATTAATGAAAAGCTGCAGTTGATGGGTAACTATATCCACGACGCCAACTCGCAGACCCTGTTTCCTCCTCTATGGAGCGATGACTCTTACCCAACGGTAGGGAGTGTTATGCAGAATCCTGCATGGGCCGCTGTCGTGAAGCTCACCCAAACCTTGTCGCCGAATCTTCTCAACGAAACAGCGTTCAACTTTGACGGTAACAAGCTCACGATTACCCCGACAGGAAACTATGCTGCACCTAGCGACTTCAGCACGCAGACTTTTTTCACCGGAAATAACCCTCTGAATCGACTCCCCGAGATCGACCTGGGAGCTCCATACAGTACGAACTGGAGCTCGTCTTACTATCCTTGGAAGAATGCCGCGATGGACTTCCAGACCCGAGACGATCTGTCCTGGACGATAGGTCGTCATAGTCTGAAGTTCGGTGCATCCTGGATGCACTTCATCAAGAACCAACAGCTCCAGTCCAATACGCAGGGAACGTATGCCTTCAATAACTCTTCGTTCTCGAATGACTCCTATGTCAACTTCCTTCTAGGAGATGCTGCAACCTTTACTCAGTTACAGGCGTTGAATGGTCTTCACTGGGTAAATAACAGTTACTCGGGCTATGCTCAGGATAACTGGAAGATTTTGAAGAACCTGACATTGAACCTCGGACTCCGATATGACGCTCTGCCTCATAACTATGAACGGTTCAATAAGTTTGCTAACTTTGTACCCGCCGATTACAGCGCAGCCAACCTGCAAAAGCCAGCAGCTGACGGTACATTGAACCCTAATGGTCCCGGTTTTGTTACGGCAGCTGGTATTTCAACTCCGTTCTATCTCAACGGAATACAACTTGCTGGAGTCGACGGATTCCCACGTGGTGGCGTCAAGAACGATTATGGATCACTCCAGCCTCGAATTGGCTTTGCCTTAGACCCGTATGGAGACGGAAAAACAGTGATTCGTGGCGGGTTCGGTCTGTTCTTCGAACGAATCCAGGGAAATGACTCCTATGACGCCGGCGGCAATCCTCCCTTCTCCTATCAGCCATCATCAAACAACGTCTATTTCTCCAACACAACGCAGAGTGCGACAACAGGTGTCATCGCATCGCCCGATCCTTTCCCCGCAAGCATTACAAACCTTGCATATAACTATCCTCTTCCAGGTGTTGCCATGTTCAGTCTTGGTGTTCAGCAAGAGGTCGCACCTGCGGTTATTGCAGTCTTGCAGTATGTAGGCACGACCTCATGGCATCAGAGCGATGACCGCGCTATCAATACCTTGCCCTTGAACAGTCCTTATCGCGAAAGCGTTGCAGCGGGTACTGTCGTCACAAATCAGTATCGGCAGTATCTCGGGTATGCGGGCATCACACAGGAAGAACAAACGACTAACTCGAGCTATCACTCACTTCAGGCTGGACTTCGCGCGGAGAATAAACACGGTCTGACTGTGCAGCTCTCCTATACCTGGTCGCATGAGATTGATGTGGCGAACGGAGATCTTACGACGCTCTCCAATCCCTTCAACGTTGGCTATGACCGTGGATCGGGCTCTCTCGATCGTCGGCATATCTTCAGCGCGAACTACATCTACGATCTGCCGTTCTTCAAGCACTCCAGCAATGCTTTGGAACGTGAGGCCCTGAGCGGTTGGCAGGTCTCGGGAATTACAATCGCGAACAGCGGAATTCCTGAAGCCATTACTTACGCTACAGATACGATCGGTCTCGGTGGCGGAACAACCAACCGTGCAAACCTAGTATCCGGGACATCGACGATTGGCCCGAAGAGCTTTGCGGAATACTTCAATAAGGCCGCATTTTCGGCCCCTATTGCAGCATGGAGTAGCGGAGCGACTCAGGGAGTAAACGCAGGATTCGGCAATTCAGGCAAGGACAAGGTTGTTGGGCCTGGCCGCTTCAATACCAACCTTGCACTCTTCAAATCGTTCCCGCTCCACGGAGAAAACCTCAGATTGCAGATCCGTGCTGAGTCCTTCAACACCTTCAACCACACTCAGTTTCAGAATATCGATACTGGCTTCCTGGATAGCAACTTCGGACAAGTCACCTCAACCTGGGATGCACGGAAGTTCCAGTTCGGCGGCAAGCTACTCTTCTAA